The genomic window CTCAGACTCCCCCAGGTTCCACAGGGTTTCCAGGGGCTCCGATCCCCAGGGGAACCTATACGTCACTTGGACGCCGCGGGACGCTCCACCCTGCAGCTCTGCTTCCACAACATCACTGGAGCTGAAGTCGGATGGACTCAAGGCAAACTGAGGCACATTTACTATTAGCAACCTAAGTCATGGAGTAAATGCAACTGTCTAAactaaaatgaaaacaaaaagaaatctAAAATGTGTAACAAATGatatacaaaaaaatctaaTAATTTCACTTCTGTGTACTAGTGACACTAAAGACATATTCCTATAATGTGAAAGCAAAAACAGGGGGAGGCAACTTCTGCCAAAGTTTGTCCTCACCTTTCGCCACCACTTTAGCCGCTGCCGTGTCCAGTGATCCAGCCACTGTGAAGCGGTGCGTGGGGAACAGAACCACACCAGGGAGGCTTCAGTCCGCTCAGATGAGCTAGCAAAAAACAGGGTCCTGTTTAGACTACACTATAATTGCAACACAACTAGTCATTCAGAGATGTATGATGACAATCGCATGCAAGACAGACATAATTGCACTTTTAAAAGGTCTTTAAAGTTTAAATATTGTGTAAAACCTTTTTGAGAATAACCTTAAACTTGATCCAAAATATGGTTTTACGTCaatgaagatgaagaagaaCTCAAAAGCAGAAGACAAATCTGTATGTGAAATCTTGTGTCCTTCTCACCAACCAATGGCAGCTTTGTTTTGATCCAAGAGTTGGTAGCAGACGCCAGTTTCAGCGAGGCCAAAGGGTAGCTTCCTTTTAACCAGCTCCAGAGAAGGCAGACACTGCTCCAGAGCACCTTAAGCAACACAGACCACAAGCATCACCACATCAAGTCTAAAACCCCAAACATAGACATTGCAGACCCATGTTATCCACTCATGATCACCTTGGAGCAAGTTTGTACGGACTAATGAACTATGATGAAGCAGCTGCTGCAGCCTATCAACTACTTGGCTTTTGGTCAAGTCCTTGTTGTTAATGATTTGTCCAAAAGCACTGGTATCCACCAGCTTCAAACTCCCCGCGTCATTGGGGACATGTTGCAATGTGTCAATCCCAAACACCTGCGCTTTTGATCTAGTGATAGAGTTCCACCACTGATCTAAAATGTTCTTTTTTAGGTCCTTCCCCAGAGGTCCATAACTGCAGGAGTTTCCATGTCTGAGAGCCCGAGTATGAACCTCGCCAGGTGCTATGAAAGAGCGATCTGCACAGAGCTTCAAGAGAGTGGTGGTGAGGTCAGATTCGGACTCTTGGGTAGAATGCGCTCTGCTCAGCTGTAGCGCACACCGGCTACAGTAATTGCTACTTTGGAGACATATTTGTAATACACGTCTCCTTACACAATAAGTAAACATATTCGTGTTGGCATTGGTATATTCTGAAGAGAAACAATGTTACTGTAGAATTAGAACAGCGGTGTTAAACCTATCCTACATTTATTACACTCGCGCGTTTTGGCTCTCCTAAAGTTAACGTTACATGGTGATGTTGCTCGGCGCTGTCCAGTCATCTGCTGTTGGGAAATTAATTAGTGTGTATTCTTGGCCAATTCTCCAGTGGTCTGTCAGCAAAACCGATTTAATGCAACATCAGAATCGATATTTACAGACCACACGTGTAAGAGCCATGGCTCTGGCCATGGGGAGCGGACGGTTATGTTTTCGCAAACACTTTCCGGGTGTAGTTTGCAGTTCCGGGTGGAGATGTCTCCGACTTCACTTCAGACAGAATATTTCACGTCATATAAAAGCAATGACCATTGTTTGTTCATTCTGCTATCTCCACTAGACTACAGCACTGGTGGAAGAAAGACTTGCGAATATTGCTGTACATGCATTTTCTAATATCACGAcagagaatgtccgtagacgggctctgatcaaagattgttaaggcggacaATCTTTGCTCTGATCACGAGGAACGCTGGCAGTCCAACCACTAAAAGCGGTGTGGTGAATCAAATCAGTCACCACCAACAGTTCCTCTTGCGATAAAGTACCGGCAGACCAGTAATCTGTCAGGGGATCTGTCATCTGTAATTAACCGAGATATTGTGAAAACGTTTTATATTTAAAGCTGACATTTtcagatttgtttgtttgtgttttctcgTAGCCTAGTTATCTTGATGCTCACGTCAAACTTTTGTAGACTTAATTTTGGAAATAATGGACATGATTCATCAAGTAGATAGTTTATCGAGAGCATAGATGTTACAGTGTAAAAAAGGTAGGACATCAATAACACATTCTCCAAGAAAAAGCAACTTCAGGACCGAAAAGCTTCTTATTAAAAACATTGCGAGAGAAAACCAAAAGTTTTTTGCGTAAAAGGCCTATGCATGGCTATCATTCATCTGCTTGTATGATTGTGACGTCACATAGCTTTGTTGTTTTACTACACGTGAGATGCTGTGATGGCTTTGTGTGGCAGGCAAGAGGACTCAAGCTCGTCTGACAGCAGCTTGTGATTTCCCCCACTAACAATTCGGACAAATGGACAGCTGTGAGTACTTTTGTCATAGGATagtatttttctttttaaattagGTTGTCTGGAATTGCAGACTAGCCAAATCAAAGATTGGCAATACTGAGATGTGTAAAGCAGTCATGCTAT from Alosa sapidissima isolate fAloSap1 chromosome 9, fAloSap1.pri, whole genome shotgun sequence includes these protein-coding regions:
- the polg2 gene encoding DNA polymerase subunit gamma-2, mitochondrial codes for the protein MFTYCVRRRVLQICLQSSNYCSRCALQLSRAHSTQESESDLTTTLLKLCADRSFIAPGEVHTRALRHGNSCSYGPLGKDLKKNILDQWWNSITRSKAQVFGIDTLQHVPNDAGSLKLVDTSAFGQIINNKDLTKSQVVDRLQQLLHHSSLVRTNLLQGALEQCLPSLELVKRKLPFGLAETGVCYQLLDQNKAAIGCSSERTEASLVWFCSPRTASQWLDHWTRQRLKWWRKFALSPSDFSSSDVVEAELQGGASRGVQVTYRFPWGSEPLETLWNLGESELLKTHGNARAKLQCKDGRKLVVPHVVAVNGNMDRGVLAYLFNSLQLEKKGSGKQRIHQRKVLKLHPTLAPVKVALDMGKGATMELRQVCEGLLTEFLEADISVWPGYLEPQTLDQLHTKYDEMGVLFTVMISENTLENGLLLVRNRDSTIRETMHISEVKTYLQKYINAADNI